CTCGAGCCGCCCGCCGAGCACGGCATCGCGCAAGCTGCGGTAGAGCTGGCGGTGCAGCGGGCCGTCGCCGTCGAGCGCAAGGAGCAGCACGCCCTACTGGTACCAGAACCCACGCGCTTTGTGTGACCGGGACGGGATCAGGCGGTCACAGGTTGTCGAGCACCTGGCGCGCGAAGGCCGAGGGAGTCACTCCGCGCGCGTGCAGGGTGGCCAGCAGCGGGGGGCCGAGCACGGCGCTGTTCCCGCGCAGCACCTGACTCAGGTCGCGGCGCGTGAAGGTGGCGTCGATCCCGCCCGTGCCCACGATCTGGACGCGCCGGGGGCCGCGCGCCTCGAGGATGCGGATGGCCACGTCGGCATCGCCCGCCGGACCCGCCTCGACGGCATCGGCGCTGGCCGGTGACTCGCCCTGCCCCGCGCGCTGCAGCGGACGTGAAGGAGCGGCGCCGCGCGACCAGGTCTCCCATGGATCGCCCTTTTGATTCAGGAGGCCGAGCGCAAACGGACGCCCGGCGCCGCCCATCACGCCGAAGCCGGGATGAACCAACACCTCGCGCGCCAGGCTCTCCGGCGCGCGCACGCCGACCAGCCCGCGCCCGACCGACACGGTCGAGAGCTCGCCGTCGGCAGTCACCGTGAAGCGCGTACCCTTGGCGAGCGCCACCGCGCCGGGTGTGTCGACCTGGAAGGGCGCGGAGTCGTCGGGCTGCACGTCGAAGCTGGCCGCGCCGCGCTCGAGCTCGATGCGCCGCCGCGCGGCCGGGTCCGCGGGCAGGCGCGCCAGCGAGATCTCGTAGAGCCGCGCCAGCGCACCGTCGAGCACGAGCTCGGCGCGCGCGCCCGCGCCGGTGCGCAGCGCCGCGCCGGGCGCGAGTGAGTCGCCGACCTGCGCCGGCCGCCAGGGCGCGCCGGGCGGGCTCGAGAGCTCGACGACGCCGATCACACTGTGCACGCGTGGCGGGACCGGCGCCGGCGCGGCACGGGCGGCGACGAGCGCGAGCGCCAGAGCGCCCAAGCCGATCGCCTGCCCGCACCTGCTCAAGATTCCGTCTCCTGTCCCCTCGCGCGCTCAATGACTGGATCGGCTGCGCCAGTCGCGGAGTTGAGCGCCAAGCGCGCACTCGGGAAGCGGCAGCGGAAACTGGTGCGCAGACGGGACGCAGCGGCCGCGCAGCTTGCGCACGAGCTGCGCGGCGGGCGCGCACCGGTCCGCGCGGGCTGTCGTACAATCGGGGCATGACTCGCGCGCTCGCGCTTCGCGTGGCGGCCGCCGCAGCGCTCCTGAACCTCGCGCTGGGGGGCTTGGTGGGCTGGTGGCTGTACCGCTTCGCGCCCTGGGTGCCGATCGCGGGCTCGGCGGGCGCGATCGCCGACACGTTGATCTCCGCGTTCCTGATCGCGTTCTGCGCCTGGTGGCTGGTCGCGCCGTCGGTCGAGCACCAGGTGACTCAGGGCCTCGTGCCCGCGCGCATCGACCCGCCCGCGAGCCCGCTCGGGCGCTTCGCGCGCCTGCGCCCGGTGCTGCGCGCGCTCGTGTGCGGGGCCGCGTGCGCGCTCGCGCTGGGCGCACCGGCGGCGCTCGCGCTCGCACTGACTGCGCCGGCCGCCCTCTCCTTGGCCGCGTTCCTGGCCTGGAAGGCGGCGTTCGCGGCCGTGGCGGGCGGCATGGTCACGCCGCTCATCGCGTGGGCCTCAGAGACCGCGCAGCCGGGGCTCGTGAAGGCGGTGCCGCGCTTTCCGGTGCTCGACCTCGCCGCGGCGCTCGAGTTCTACGAGAAGCAGCTCGGCTTCCAGCGCCTGTTCCTGTTTCCCGACTACGCCGGG
Above is a genomic segment from Myxococcota bacterium containing:
- a CDS encoding glyoxalase superfamily protein, with protein sequence MTRALALRVAAAAALLNLALGGLVGWWLYRFAPWVPIAGSAGAIADTLISAFLIAFCAWWLVAPSVEHQVTQGLVPARIDPPASPLGRFARLRPVLRALVCGAACALALGAPAALALALTAPAALSLAAFLAWKAAFAAVAGGMVTPLIAWASETAQPGLVKAVPRFPVLDLAAALEFYEKQLGFQRLFLFPDYAGVARSGFELHLFVVSDPALPLWTSCRVNVRGLDALYQEYLRAGVVHASGRLEHRPWGFREFTAVDLFGNALVFAEWFGAGPAR
- a CDS encoding FecR family protein, translating into MSRCGQAIGLGALALALVAARAAPAPVPPRVHSVIGVVELSSPPGAPWRPAQVGDSLAPGAALRTGAGARAELVLDGALARLYEISLARLPADPAARRRIELERGAASFDVQPDDSAPFQVDTPGAVALAKGTRFTVTADGELSTVSVGRGLVGVRAPESLAREVLVHPGFGVMGGAGRPFALGLLNQKGDPWETWSRGAAPSRPLQRAGQGESPASADAVEAGPAGDADVAIRILEARGPRRVQIVGTGGIDATFTRRDLSQVLRGNSAVLGPPLLATLHARGVTPSAFARQVLDNL